One region of Brassica napus cultivar Da-Ae chromosome A10, Da-Ae, whole genome shotgun sequence genomic DNA includes:
- the LOC106370920 gene encoding translocase of chloroplast 33, chloroplastic: protein MGSPLVREWVGFQQFPAATQEKLIEFFAKLKQKDMNSLTVVVMGKGGVGKSSTVNSLIGEQVVRVSPFQAEGLRPVMVSRTMGGFTINIIDTPGLVEAGYVNHQALELIKGFLVNRTIDVLLYVDRLDVYRVDELDKQVVQAITQTFGKEIWCKTLLVLTHAQFSPPDDLSYETFSSKRSDSLLKTIRAGSKMRKQQFEDSAIEVVYAENSGRCSKNDKDEKALPNGEAWIPNLVKAITDVATNQKKAIHVDKKMVDGSYSDDKGKKLIPLIIAAQWLVVKMIQGAIRNDIKTSGKPL, encoded by the exons ATGGGGTCCCCACTTGTTCGTGAATGGGTTGGGTTTCAGCAGTTTCCAGCAGCTACCCAAGAAAAGTTAATTGAATTCTTCGCCAAATTGAAGCAAaag GACATGAACTCTTTGACAGTTGTTGTAATGGGTAAAGGCGGTGTGGGAAAATCATCAACTGTCAACTCTCTTATTGGTGAACAAGTCGTCCGTGTCAGTCCTTTCCAG gcTGAAGGGTTGAGGCCAGTGatggtttcaagaacaatggGAGGATTCACTATTAACATTATTGACACTCCTGGTCTTGTGGAAGCTGGTTACGTCAATCACCAAGCCCTCGAGTTAATCAAAGG GTTTCTTGTGAACAGAACAATAGATGTGTTGCTGTATGTTGATCGTCTGGATGTGTATAGAGTTGATGAGCTAGATAAGCAAGTTGTTCAAGCTATCACCCAAACCTTTGGAAAAGAGATTTGGTGCAAAACCTTGCTTGTTTTGACTCATGCTCAATTCTCCCCACCTGATGATCTTTCCTACGAAACTTTTTCCTCCAAGAGATCAGATTCTCTCCTCAAAACTATCCGCGCTGGTTCTAAGATGCGAAAACAACAGTTTGAG GATTCTGCAATTGAGGTTGTTTATGCGGAGAACAGTGGGAGATGCAGCAAGAATGACAAGGACGAAAAG GCTTTACCGAATGGTGAAGCGTGGATCCCGAACTTGGTTAAGGCGATAACCGATGTAGCTACGAATCAGAAGAAAGCTATTCATGTAGACAAGAAGATGGTTGATGGATCTTACTCTGATGACAAAGGCAAAAAACTCATCCCTCTTATCATCGCCGCTCAG TGGTTGGTCGTTAAGATGATCCAAGGAGCCATCAGAAATGACATCAAGACAAGTGGTAAGCCACTCTAA